One window from the genome of Saccharicrinis carchari encodes:
- a CDS encoding glutamate ligase, translating to MKDKKNIFTPLKGYENFEVTTQMLIAEILRRELPLEVIDADNNLIAVVFEGKEYIIHEGTISDANSLIAYWISNDKWMTRQFLQRKGVSYAKGILLKQGYTAKQLQQVRFPAVVKPVDTDHGIAVSVDIKTREDLISAVDRAFKFADKVIVEDFFRGREFRFLVIDYQVRAIAYREPANVVGDGKLSINQLIDEKNKGRGVDYTHPLLKINIDEEVHRHLKALSLTPESILPNGEKVYLRSNSNLSTGGDSIDVSDDMPEFYKEVAVKAAQSAGLKIAGIDLIIKNMEAVPSAKNYIVVELNAPAMLSMHNYPYLGENRHVEKYVLDSILNSK from the coding sequence ATGAAAGATAAAAAAAATATATTTACGCCTTTAAAAGGTTACGAAAACTTTGAAGTAACCACGCAAATGCTGATTGCAGAAATTTTACGCCGCGAGCTGCCGCTTGAAGTTATTGATGCCGACAATAATCTTATTGCTGTGGTTTTTGAGGGTAAGGAATATATTATTCATGAAGGAACTATTTCCGATGCCAATAGCCTGATTGCATATTGGATATCGAACGATAAGTGGATGACGCGTCAATTTCTTCAACGTAAAGGCGTTAGCTATGCAAAGGGCATATTATTAAAGCAAGGATATACAGCTAAGCAGCTGCAACAGGTTCGTTTTCCGGCTGTAGTAAAACCAGTGGATACCGATCATGGAATAGCGGTTAGCGTGGATATAAAAACGCGTGAGGATTTAATTTCGGCCGTGGATAGGGCTTTTAAATTTGCAGACAAGGTAATAGTGGAAGATTTTTTTAGAGGAAGAGAGTTCCGATTCCTTGTGATTGATTATCAGGTGCGTGCCATCGCTTATCGCGAACCGGCCAATGTAGTGGGGGATGGAAAGTTAAGTATAAATCAACTCATAGATGAAAAAAACAAAGGGCGAGGAGTAGATTATACGCATCCTTTGCTAAAAATAAATATAGACGAAGAGGTGCACAGACATTTAAAAGCATTGTCGCTTACGCCCGAAAGTATATTACCTAATGGAGAAAAAGTATATTTGCGCAGTAATTCTAATTTAAGCACAGGTGGCGATAGCATAGATGTAAGCGATGATATGCCCGAATTTTACAAAGAGGTGGCGGTGAAAGCAGCGCAATCGGCTGGCTTAAAAATAGCGGGTATCGACCTGATAATAAAAAATATGGAGGCGGTACCATCAGCCAAAAATTATATTGTAGTTGAACTTAATGCTCCTGCTATGCTGTCGATGCATAATTATCCGTACCTTGGGGAAAATAGGCATGTGGAAAAATATGTTCTGGACAGTATTTTGAATTCTAAGTAA
- a CDS encoding sterol desaturase family protein — translation MSIWIYILIGVITFFLMEGVAWFTHKYVMHGFLWNLHQDHHFPKHHKKNGFFEKNDWFFVIFAVPAMTFYILGSLYANTLLLSIAIGITLYGLAYFIFHEIVFHRRIKWLKGWKPTYVRSIILAHSMHHQHHSPENGECFGLLIFPYKYFIAELNKKR, via the coding sequence ATGAGTATATGGATTTATATTTTAATTGGGGTAATCACTTTCTTTTTAATGGAGGGGGTGGCATGGTTTACGCATAAATATGTAATGCACGGTTTCTTGTGGAATTTGCACCAGGACCATCATTTTCCGAAACATCATAAAAAAAATGGCTTTTTTGAGAAAAACGATTGGTTTTTTGTGATTTTTGCCGTCCCTGCAATGACTTTTTATATCTTGGGCAGCTTGTATGCCAACACACTGCTCTTAAGCATAGCCATAGGAATTACCCTCTATGGTCTGGCCTATTTTATTTTTCACGAAATAGTATTTCATCGCCGAATAAAATGGCTTAAAGGATGGAAACCTACCTACGTGCGCTCTATTATTTTGGCTCACTCCATGCATCATCAGCACCATAGCCCTGAAAATGGTGAGTGCTTTGGTCTGTTGATATTTCCATACAAATATTTTATTGCCGAACTAAATAAGAAAAGGTAG
- a CDS encoding phytoene/squalene synthase family protein, whose product MNTSTKKTTGIKKPSITSGGSVHAPPLQITHKVEQVKDKQAKIQFDKVSYSCSRLVTQSYSTSFSIGVRCLNPSIRQAIYSIYGFVRFADEIVDTFHAYNKPKLLDDFERDYYSAVEQGISLNPILNSFQHTVQKYSISDQLVQAFLRSMRADLYKNRYNASELKQYIYGSADVVGLMCLKVFVNGDEMLYQSLKDSAERLGSAFQKVNFLRDIKDDKEGLGRVYFPQLSTERLNEENKEVILQDIYGDYHAALKGIKKLPGNARLGVYIAYTYYLGLTHKIAKTKPRELLKKRVRISNPYKLLLLAKAFILFKLGYL is encoded by the coding sequence ATGAATACTTCTACAAAAAAAACCACAGGCATTAAAAAACCATCTATAACCAGCGGTGGTAGTGTACATGCCCCTCCCTTACAAATTACCCATAAAGTAGAACAAGTGAAGGATAAGCAGGCCAAAATACAATTCGATAAAGTAAGTTATTCTTGTAGCCGTTTGGTTACCCAATCATACAGTACCTCCTTTAGTATAGGTGTGCGCTGTTTGAATCCATCCATTCGGCAAGCCATATACAGCATTTATGGTTTTGTACGTTTTGCCGACGAAATAGTGGATACTTTTCATGCCTATAATAAGCCGAAACTGTTAGACGACTTTGAACGCGATTATTACAGTGCCGTAGAGCAAGGTATCAGCTTAAACCCTATCCTTAACTCTTTTCAGCACACGGTACAAAAGTATAGTATAAGCGACCAATTGGTGCAGGCTTTTCTACGTAGTATGCGTGCCGATTTATATAAAAACAGATACAATGCCTCCGAGCTCAAACAATATATTTATGGGTCGGCCGATGTGGTTGGGTTGATGTGTTTAAAAGTATTCGTAAACGGTGATGAAATGCTGTATCAATCGCTTAAGGATAGTGCAGAGCGCTTGGGTTCGGCTTTTCAGAAAGTGAACTTCCTGCGCGATATAAAAGATGATAAGGAAGGACTGGGCAGAGTTTATTTTCCTCAGCTGTCCACGGAAAGACTGAATGAGGAGAATAAAGAAGTTATCCTGCAAGATATATATGGAGATTACCATGCCGCGCTAAAAGGAATAAAAAAACTTCCGGGGAATGCACGTCTTGGTGTTTATATTGCCTATACTTATTATTTAGGACTAACCCATAAAATAGCCAAAACAAAACCTAGGGAACTGCTAAAGAAAAGAGTTCGGATTTCAAACCCGTATAAACTACTGCTATTGGCAAAAGCTTTTATTTTATTTAAATTAGGATATTTATAA
- a CDS encoding phytoene desaturase family protein produces the protein MNKQKKVAVIGAGFSGLSAANYLAKQGHQVSLFEKHDMPGGRARLYRQAGFSFDMGPTWYWMPDVFEKFFADFGKKVEDYYSLSRLDPAYRVYFGKDDFVDIRADLEKVYEVFEKEEKGSAEFLQKFLDDAAFNYHAAMDKIVYGSGKSPLELVSPATIKRAGQFLQSIKGKVRAGTKSKRLAQILEFPVLFLGAKPEDTPAFYCFMNYADMVLGTWYPEGGMYSVVKGFQKLALQQGVRFYYGHSVDKIEVANGKVCGIHANNDYFETDLVVSGADYHHAETLLESRYRNYSEKYWQKRVFAPSALIFYIGFDKKLDKVQHHSLFFDSPFEAHAKSIYDSKKWPENPLFYASFPSVTDSEAAPEGKESGIFLIPIATGIEDTPELREKYFDEIIRRLEEMTGQSIIDSIVLKKSYCVNDFVDDYNAYGGNAYGLSNILRQTAFLKPKLQNKKLPNMFYTGQLTVPGPGVPPTIISGKIVARLASEYFEKEA, from the coding sequence ATGAACAAACAAAAAAAAGTGGCGGTAATTGGAGCCGGATTTTCCGGACTCTCAGCAGCCAATTATCTAGCTAAGCAAGGTCATCAAGTAAGCCTATTCGAGAAGCACGACATGCCTGGCGGAAGAGCCAGGCTATACCGCCAAGCGGGCTTCTCCTTTGACATGGGTCCAACCTGGTATTGGATGCCGGATGTTTTTGAAAAATTTTTTGCCGATTTCGGCAAAAAAGTAGAGGATTACTATTCCTTGTCACGCCTGGATCCGGCATATCGTGTATATTTCGGTAAAGATGACTTTGTTGATATCCGAGCCGATTTGGAAAAGGTTTACGAGGTTTTTGAAAAAGAAGAAAAGGGAAGCGCGGAGTTTTTACAAAAATTTTTGGACGATGCTGCATTTAATTACCATGCGGCTATGGACAAGATTGTTTATGGTTCGGGTAAATCCCCCCTTGAACTGGTGAGTCCGGCAACAATTAAAAGAGCAGGGCAATTTTTGCAATCCATCAAAGGTAAGGTGAGAGCCGGTACAAAAAGTAAACGATTGGCACAAATACTGGAATTTCCGGTGTTATTTTTAGGTGCTAAGCCAGAGGATACACCGGCATTTTATTGTTTTATGAATTACGCTGATATGGTATTGGGAACCTGGTATCCCGAAGGTGGCATGTATAGTGTTGTTAAGGGTTTCCAGAAATTAGCATTACAACAAGGCGTAAGGTTTTATTACGGTCATTCGGTTGATAAGATTGAGGTTGCCAATGGTAAGGTGTGCGGGATACATGCCAACAATGATTATTTTGAGACAGATCTTGTTGTTTCAGGTGCCGATTATCATCATGCCGAAACCTTGTTGGAAAGCAGATATAGAAATTATTCAGAAAAATATTGGCAGAAAAGGGTTTTTGCACCATCTGCATTGATATTCTATATAGGCTTCGATAAAAAATTGGACAAGGTACAGCACCACAGCTTATTTTTCGACTCGCCTTTTGAAGCCCATGCCAAAAGCATTTACGATAGTAAAAAATGGCCCGAAAATCCACTTTTTTATGCCAGTTTTCCCAGCGTAACGGATAGTGAAGCTGCGCCGGAAGGTAAGGAATCAGGAATTTTTTTAATACCCATTGCAACAGGAATAGAGGATACCCCCGAGTTGAGGGAAAAATATTTTGACGAAATTATCCGTCGATTGGAAGAGATGACGGGTCAGTCTATTATTGATAGTATTGTGCTTAAAAAATCGTACTGTGTAAACGATTTTGTTGACGACTACAACGCCTATGGTGGAAATGCCTATGGCCTATCCAACATATTAAGGCAAACAGCTTTTTTAAAGCCTAAGCTGCAAAATAAAAAGTTGCCCAATATGTTTTACACAGGTCAGCTTACAGTGCCGGGGCCCGGGGTGCCGCCAACCATTATCTCGGGTAAGATAGTAGCCCGCTTAGCTTCGGAATACTTTGAGAAAGAAGCCTAG
- a CDS encoding uroporphyrinogen decarboxylase family protein, producing the protein MNHKERVLKALSNDAPDRVPFYYWDVLEFGEKMMSYLGFTTRDELLEFLDVDFRWVEPKYVGPQLLKEGNKSKKDIWGVGYSRIKKGEFGYWEASQFPLQGITDPLVLEDYPWPTKDLFDFNSLNQQLELYKDYAIITAPGYSSPGLFRIVQRLLGRDHFLDVMMSHPVFFRTICDKVIAFYTAFIDDFFEVAAGRVDFVRVADDFGSQTGLTIGEDQWEEYILPSIKAFTSKPLETGAHFYMHSCGGVRKLLPHFISAGAEVLDPLQTRAYGMSPEGLKKDFGKLITFCGGMDEERLLRKGSVQQVKDGVKELFDVMAPGGRFILGPSHKIKVETPIENVIAMYQAAKEWHNENE; encoded by the coding sequence ATGAACCATAAAGAACGAGTGTTGAAAGCTCTAAGCAACGATGCTCCGGACAGGGTTCCATTTTACTATTGGGACGTGTTGGAGTTTGGGGAGAAAATGATGTCCTACCTTGGTTTTACCACACGCGATGAATTATTGGAATTTTTAGACGTAGATTTTAGATGGGTAGAACCAAAATATGTAGGACCTCAATTATTAAAGGAAGGTAACAAGAGTAAAAAGGACATTTGGGGAGTAGGGTATTCCCGCATTAAAAAAGGGGAATTTGGCTATTGGGAGGCAAGCCAGTTTCCCCTACAAGGAATAACAGATCCACTTGTATTGGAGGATTATCCATGGCCTACGAAAGATTTATTCGACTTTAATTCGTTAAACCAACAGCTCGAGCTTTATAAGGATTATGCCATCATTACAGCTCCGGGATATTCTTCACCCGGTTTGTTCAGGATAGTGCAACGCTTATTGGGTCGCGATCATTTTTTGGATGTGATGATGTCGCATCCCGTTTTTTTCAGAACCATATGCGATAAGGTCATTGCGTTTTACACTGCTTTCATCGATGATTTTTTTGAAGTGGCGGCCGGCAGAGTGGACTTTGTACGTGTAGCCGATGACTTTGGTTCGCAAACGGGGCTTACCATTGGCGAAGATCAGTGGGAAGAGTATATCCTGCCATCGATAAAAGCTTTTACCAGTAAACCATTAGAAACAGGAGCACATTTTTATATGCACAGTTGCGGTGGAGTCCGAAAGTTATTACCCCACTTTATCAGTGCAGGTGCCGAAGTACTGGACCCGCTGCAAACAAGAGCTTATGGGATGTCGCCCGAAGGTCTTAAAAAAGATTTTGGCAAGTTAATAACCTTTTGTGGTGGCATGGATGAGGAACGTTTACTCCGTAAGGGAAGTGTTCAACAAGTAAAAGACGGTGTTAAGGAATTATTTGATGTAATGGCACCAGGCGGTAGGTTTATTCTGGGGCCAAGCCATAAAATTAAAGTGGAAACACCCATTGAAAATGTTATTGCGATGTACCAGGCTGCCAAGGAATGGCATAACGAGAATGAATAA
- the rlmB gene encoding 23S rRNA (guanosine(2251)-2'-O)-methyltransferase RlmB — MAQKSDFLFGIRSVIEAIRSGKEIEKVLVKKGLQGELYEELVETMKEAGITWQAVPIDRINRATRKNHQGVIAFVSAISYQDLENTLIGLFEDGKNPLILVLDGITDIRNMGAIARSAECAGVHAIVIPEKGGARINADAVKTSAGALYNIPVSRVPNLYKALEYLKNSGLKIVAATEKANDDYTKIDFTGPTAIVLGAEDKGVSAQMLKICDTGAKIPVVGSIGSLNVSVATGVLVYEVVRQRAIVAE; from the coding sequence ATGGCACAAAAAAGTGATTTTTTATTTGGAATCAGATCAGTTATCGAAGCCATTCGTTCCGGTAAAGAAATTGAAAAAGTACTGGTTAAAAAAGGCTTGCAGGGCGAGCTTTACGAAGAGCTGGTGGAAACCATGAAAGAAGCGGGGATAACTTGGCAAGCGGTTCCCATAGATCGAATAAACAGGGCTACCCGAAAAAACCACCAAGGGGTTATTGCCTTTGTTTCGGCTATTAGCTATCAGGATCTTGAAAATACGCTTATCGGCCTTTTTGAGGATGGAAAAAATCCGTTGATACTGGTGCTCGATGGCATTACCGATATACGCAACATGGGCGCAATTGCACGCTCTGCAGAGTGTGCCGGGGTGCATGCCATAGTGATACCCGAAAAGGGAGGTGCTCGCATAAATGCCGATGCGGTAAAAACATCTGCCGGTGCATTGTACAATATCCCTGTTTCGCGTGTGCCTAATCTGTATAAAGCATTGGAATATCTAAAAAACTCGGGACTAAAAATTGTGGCGGCCACCGAAAAAGCCAATGATGATTACACAAAAATTGATTTCACCGGACCAACGGCCATCGTGTTGGGAGCGGAGGACAAAGGTGTTTCGGCTCAAATGCTAAAAATATGTGATACAGGCGCTAAAATACCGGTAGTGGGAAGCATTGGTTCATTAAATGTATCTGTTGCTACAGGTGTCCTTGTTTATGAGGTGGTAAGGCAACGAGCAATCGTGGCGGAGTAA
- a CDS encoding ABC-F family ATP-binding cassette domain-containing protein → MVSVNQLSVEFGGFTLFSDVTFLVNPKDKIGLAGKNGAGKSTLLKILAGVQTPSSGTLSCPKDIKVGYLPQHMKHNDTGTVWDEVEKAFGQLKKLEDDIAKLNIELAERTDYESEHYLDLIHQLSDKNDRISMLGGANYAADIEVTLKGLGFERNDFNRPTSEFSGGWRMRVQLARILLQKPDLFLLDEPTNHLDIESIQWFEDFLKNYGGAVVLVSHDRAFLDNITKRTIEIEMGKIYDYKASYSKYVELRKERKEQQMAAFRNQQKMIEDTEKFIERFRYQATKAVQVQSRIKQLSKVDRIEVDPSDNASLRIKFPPAPHSGVITLQGNQVSKSYGKHQVLNQIDFTIERGEKVAFIGRNGEGKTTMARMIMEEVDYTGELKLGHQVKIGYFAQNQADLLDESLSVLETIDHVAVGDIRLKMRDLLGAFMFSGETVEKKVSVLSGGERTRLAMVKLLLEPVNFLILDEPTNHLDIRSKELLKQAVKDFDGTVVVVSHDREFLDGLVDKVYEFRNKKMKEHLGGIYEFLARKKLESLREMELQKPSGKTLPQELSDQGKKTASKLSYEERKEISKQVKKVQQRVKKCEDKIAKLEKEVAKMDIEMQDPVKAADTDFIKTYQKANTALETEMKNWEQYHVELEQAEEEKKKMD, encoded by the coding sequence ATGGTTTCGGTAAATCAATTGTCGGTGGAGTTTGGAGGCTTTACCTTGTTCAGCGATGTTACTTTTTTGGTAAATCCCAAAGATAAAATTGGCTTGGCAGGTAAAAACGGCGCGGGAAAATCAACTTTGCTAAAAATATTAGCAGGTGTGCAAACCCCTTCAAGTGGTACCTTGTCCTGCCCCAAAGATATTAAAGTGGGCTATTTGCCACAGCACATGAAACACAACGACACAGGCACGGTTTGGGATGAGGTGGAAAAAGCCTTTGGTCAACTCAAAAAACTGGAAGACGACATTGCAAAGTTAAATATTGAATTAGCTGAGCGAACAGATTACGAATCCGAACATTACCTGGACTTGATTCATCAGTTGAGCGATAAAAATGACAGAATAAGTATGCTGGGGGGTGCCAATTATGCAGCAGACATTGAAGTGACCTTGAAAGGTTTGGGCTTTGAGCGTAACGACTTTAATCGTCCTACTTCCGAATTTTCAGGAGGCTGGCGGATGCGTGTTCAGCTGGCCAGGATATTGTTGCAAAAACCCGACTTATTTTTGTTGGACGAACCCACCAATCATCTTGATATCGAATCGATACAGTGGTTCGAGGATTTTCTGAAAAACTATGGAGGGGCAGTGGTATTGGTTTCGCACGACCGCGCTTTTCTCGATAATATTACCAAACGTACCATCGAAATAGAGATGGGCAAAATATATGATTATAAAGCATCCTACAGCAAATACGTTGAGCTTCGAAAAGAGCGGAAAGAACAGCAGATGGCGGCTTTCCGTAATCAGCAAAAGATGATTGAAGATACCGAAAAATTTATTGAAAGGTTTAGGTATCAGGCCACAAAAGCCGTGCAAGTGCAGTCGCGTATTAAGCAGCTTAGTAAAGTTGATCGGATTGAGGTAGATCCCTCGGATAACGCTTCCTTACGTATTAAGTTCCCTCCCGCACCCCATTCAGGTGTTATCACCTTGCAAGGAAATCAGGTGAGTAAAAGTTACGGGAAACATCAGGTGTTAAACCAAATCGATTTTACCATAGAAAGAGGCGAAAAGGTGGCTTTTATTGGACGTAATGGAGAAGGGAAAACCACCATGGCACGTATGATTATGGAAGAGGTGGACTATACCGGGGAACTGAAACTGGGACACCAGGTTAAAATCGGGTATTTTGCACAAAATCAGGCCGACCTGTTGGATGAGAGCCTTAGCGTACTCGAAACTATCGATCATGTGGCAGTAGGCGATATCCGTTTAAAAATGCGTGATTTGCTTGGGGCCTTTATGTTTAGTGGCGAAACGGTGGAAAAAAAAGTATCTGTGCTGTCCGGTGGCGAACGCACCCGCTTAGCTATGGTAAAACTGCTGTTAGAACCGGTTAACTTTTTAATACTGGACGAACCTACTAACCATCTCGATATCCGATCTAAAGAGCTGTTGAAGCAGGCGGTTAAGGACTTTGACGGAACTGTTGTTGTGGTATCTCACGACCGGGAGTTTTTGGACGGTTTGGTGGATAAAGTGTATGAGTTCCGAAATAAAAAAATGAAAGAGCATTTGGGTGGCATATACGAATTTTTGGCACGCAAAAAGCTAGAATCGCTTCGCGAGATGGAGTTGCAAAAGCCCAGTGGTAAAACCCTTCCGCAGGAATTATCTGATCAGGGAAAAAAAACAGCATCGAAACTATCATACGAAGAACGAAAAGAAATAAGTAAACAGGTAAAAAAGGTACAGCAGCGGGTTAAAAAGTGCGAGGACAAAATAGCGAAACTTGAAAAGGAAGTAGCAAAAATGGATATTGAAATGCAAGATCCGGTTAAGGCAGCAGATACCGATTTTATCAAAACCTATCAAAAAGCAAATACAGCACTCGAAACGGAAATGAAAAATTGGGAACAGTATCATGTGGAGCTGGAGCAAGCTGAGGAAGAAAAAAAGAAAATGGATTGA